GGGAGGTCACATGCGCGTAGGTGGGATCATCCGTGGCCACGGCCAGGATCTTCGCGTCGTGTCCCTTGTCGTCGGTCATGCGCAGCAGGCCGATGGGCCGCGCGCGGATCACCACGCCCGGATAGGTCGAGCCATTGATGAGCACGAGAATGTCGGCGGGATCACCGTCATCGGCCAGGGTGCCCGGAATGAATCCGTACTCGGCGGGGTAGTGAAAGGGGGAGAACAGCACCCGGTCCACATGGACCAGGCCTGTGTGGTGGTCGATCTCATACTTGATGCGGGATCCGGTGGGAATTTCAATGATGGCATTGACGATTTCCGGCGCCTGCTTGCCAGGACTGAGGTGGATCAGCGACATGGGCGCTCCATAAAGAGGTCGATTTTCGCATGTTCTGGCCCAGGCGTCGCCTCCCGGTGAGCTGGAACACGGCCGGACCCACTTCAAAATTGCCCATGGAACGCGATTGCCCAGCAAACCACTGTTGTATTTTCGAGTAGGCAGCTTTTTTACGTCGAAATTTATCCATTCCTGCTGGGTCGACGATGGAGCCCCGTCAATCGGCGCACCCCACGGTTTTCGATCTGCGTGTCTGCCTGAAGGTCGCGGCCACGGGATCTTCCAGCCCGGAGAAAGTCGGCCAACTCACCCAGGAACGGCGGCCAGCCGCCTGGGGGATCTCTGCATGAGGAGGAAGGATGAAAGGGCAAACGGCACTGTGTTTTCTGCTGGCCTCGGGACTGCTGCAGGCCCAGGCGCCACCCGCGAAGGATCAGAACCTCGCCGCGGAGCTGGAGGATCTGCTCAACACGCCGATCACGGTGGCCTCGACCAAGGCCATGACCATCCGCGAAAGCCCCGGCATCATCACGGTCTTCAACCGGGAGGAGATCGTCGCTTCCGGCGCCAAGGATCTTCTCGACGTGCTGCGGTTGGTGCCAGGCTTTGAAATCGGCACGGACACCCAGGGGGTCACCAGCGTCTTCGTGCGCGGCATCTGGGGGCACGAGGGGAAGGTGCTCATCCGCGTGGATGGGCAGGAGGCCAATGAGCTGCGCTTCGCCTGCCTCTACCTGGGGAACAGCTTTCTGACAGAGACTGTCCAGCGCATCGAAATCATTCGGGGCCCCGGCAGCGCCACCTACGGCGGTTTCGCGGAACTGGCCGTCGTCAACATCGTGACCCGCGGCGCCAACGAGCTGAAGGGCGCCTCGGGCTCGGTGAGCGTGGGAAAAACGCCCGACAGCTGGGGGCACCAGACTCTTTCGGCCTCCTACGGCGATGTGGCCGGGGACTTCAAGTATTCCGTGGCCGCGGTGGGATCCCGGGGCAACCGCTCGGACCAGGATTTCATCAGCTGGGATGGCGTCGCCACCACCGTGATCCCGCTGAAGGACAACGTGGGCTATCAGAACGACACCAACATCAACGTGGGGGTCCAGGGGAAGGGCCTGGGGGTGCGGTTCATCGAGGACCGCTACGCCACCTTCGACTACCAGTCGTCGAACGCCCGAATGGAGTTCAATCACCGCTTTGCGGAAGTGAACTATGCCTGGGCTGCGGCCGAAGGGCTCACCCTCACGCCCAAGCTCAACTACAAGCGCAGCCAGGGATGGTTCTACCCCTCCCGGGAAGCCACAGGGGACAAGGAAGTCACCCGGATCACCGGAGAGCTTCAGGGCCTCTGGGATCTCACCAAGGATCTGAACCTGGTCTTCGGGGGCCAGTCCTTCCGGGATGAAGGCGTGGCTCGCGGGAGTGGACAGCTCTGGGACAACGGCAAAGACACCATCACCTACACCACCAAGGCGCTCTACGCCCAGGCCCTTTGGAATACGCCCCTGGTCAACGTCACCCTGGGGGGCCGGTATGAAGATCACAGCTCCGCCGGCTCGGCCTTCGTGCCCCGCTTCGGGCTCACCAAGGTCATGGGCCGCTTCCATGCGAAGCTCCTGGTGGCCAAAGCCTTCCGCACGCCTGTCATCGAGAACCTCGAAGGCAGCGTGGTGCATCCAGAAAAGACCACAGCCTACGAAGTGGAAGTGGGCTACCAGCTCACACCCCAGATGCTGCTGACGGTGAATGGCTTCAGCTTGCGGATCCAGGATCCCATTGTGTTTGGCAGCATCGCCGCCACGGCCGCGAACCCCTACACGAACCTGCCTAAAACCGGCAGTCGCGGGCTGGAATCCACCCTCGCCGTGCGGGGAGCCTGGGGTTATCTGAATGTGACCGGGGCCTACTACCAGGCCAACAGCAACCAGGTGCCCGATTACGCGGTGCCCCAGAACGACCGGACGCTGCTGGGGGCGCCCCGCCTCAAACTCACGGCCTATGCGAACGTCATCCTCACGCCCTCCTTGAGCCTGGCGCCCTCCGTGATCCGCTCGGGCTCCTACTATGCCTACGATCAGGCGCATGCCCTCGTGCCTGGCGAAAGGGATGGCAAGACGATCCTCAACGTCTTCGCGAACTACCGCTGGCAGGGGACCAAGCTGCTGGCCTCGCTCGGCGTGGCCAATCTGACGGACGCCAAGCTCTCATACGGAGGCGGCTACATTTCCGCGCCCTCGCCCAATCCCGCCCAAGGCCGAGAGGTTACCCTCCGCCTCGGCTACAACTTCTAGGAGCCACCATGTCCAAGCGTTCGTTCTTCTCCTGTTTTTGTGCAGGCGCGCTGCTGCTCGCTGCCAGCACCCTTTCGGCGGGGGATCTCCCCGCGGCGGTTCAGGCCAAATTTGTGAAGATCCTCTGCGCGGCGGCGGGTTCGCCGGGCAAGGTGGCCTGCAAGGATTCCGAAGTTCTGGCCGAACTCGAGAAAATCGGCGTGGCCCATGATGCCAGCGCGAAGGTTGCCTGGGGGAAGGGCGGTGAGGTGAAGGCACTGAAGGCCGCGGGGAAGTTTGTCATCTGCGCCAAGCTGGATGACCTTCCGGCCGGTGGCGCCATCGCCATCGTGGAGGAGGGCGGGAAGCCGCAGATCTACCTGCACATGGGCAACATCGCCGCCTCCGGGGTCACCCTGGCCGACAGCGTCTTGAAAATCGGCAAACGGCTCTAAGACGAAACCGCCGCGCCGAGGCGGAGATGCACCGTGGTTCCACGGCCGACCTGGCTTTCGATGAAGAGCAGGCCGCCGTGGGCCACGATGATGCGGTGACAGACGGCCAAGCCTAGCCCGGTTCCGCCACCGAAGGTGCTGAAGAAGGGGTCGAAAACCTTCGACAGGGCCTCGGCGGGAATGCCGCAGCCGTTGTCGGCCACGGTGAGATGCCAGCAGGGCTCGCCGTCGAGCCGTTCTTCCACGGCGTTCAGGATGATGCAGGGTGATTCCACATCTTCTGTGGCTCGGGTCGCATTCTGGAGGAGGTTCTGCGCCACTTGGCGCAGCAGATCCGGGTCGCCCCGCCAGGTGGCCTGCTCCGGGATCTGGTTGTCCCAGGGCACGGTTTCCGTCAGCGTCGCGCTGCGGAGGGCATCTTCCCAAAGGCTGCGCAGGAATACGGTGCCCGCCTTGGGGTGCAGGTCCCGGCTGAAGGCCAGGGTGTTGCCCACCACGCGGTTCAGGCGCCCCACGCCCTCCTGCATCTTGCGGGCGAGTTCCAGGGGACCGGCCTGCTCGGCGAGATCCTGCACCAGCATTCCCGAGAAGAGGGAGAGGCTGCCCAGCGGGTTTCGGATTTCGTGGGCCAGTTCAGCGGCCATGCGGCCCATGGCCGCCAGCCGGTCTTCCCGGGTGGCCTGCTGGGCCCGCAGAACGGCCTCGGTGACATCGCGCAGGGTGACGATGGTGCCCCCGTGGGGTGCGGAGCGCCGCTCTTCTTCGAAGATCAGTTCCCGTCCCTCGGCGGTCTTCACGCGGCGCTGGCCTCCGGCGCTGCCAGGCTCCCAGGGCGCGGGGCCATCCAGAAACCACCCCTCCATACCTTGGGGACGGTTGGTGAAGCGCAGCGATCCATCTTCGCCCAGCACCCAGATGGCGAAGGGCACTGCTTCCAGCACGGTCTGCAGCTCGCCCTGCAACTGGCCTAATTGTGCTTGCAGGGCTTCGTAGCGGGCCTGCAGATGTTCCGAGGCGGCGGTGAAGGCCTCGAAGGCCTCCAGGAGTTGGCGCGGATCCGGGTGGACCTGCGGTTCTGTCACGAGGACACCGGCCGTTCGAGGAGGCGCTGCATGGCCTCACGATCTTCACCCTTGGGTTCGCCGTCCACGGCCTTCTTGAGGGCGTTCAGCGCCTCGGGGCTGCCGAGCGCAGCCATGGCCCGAGCCGCAGCCAGGCGGATGGGCTGGCTTTCTCCGCCCCCGAAGAAGCCCTTCCGTTTGATGCACTCCAACATGGTGGGCAGGGCCTTCGGAGAGGCGATGTGCCCCAGCGTATCCAGAGCCTGAATGCGGATCCGCTCCAGCACGCGCTTATCCAGGGCGAGCTCCTCGATCTGCGGCAAGCCCGCCTCGGAACGCAGTTGCCCCAGCGCGAAGAGGATCTCCTGCATGGTTTCCACGTCCGTGTCTTTCATGCGGGCGAGCAGGTGTGGTTCGGCCACGGGGCCACCCAGCTTCCAGAGGGCGCGGACGGCCGTGCGCCGGACTCGGGGCTCCGGGTTTCGGAGGTGCGGAATGATGGCGGGGACGCAGTCGGCGGCACCCAGATCCGAGAGCAGCGTCAACGCATTGCGCACGAGGTACCAGGCCGGTGATTCAAGGGATTCCAGAAGGGTTGGCAGGGCGGTGGGCCCCAGGCTCCGTACCGCTTCCACCAGGCGGCCCCGGCGGGCCCGGTCAGTCTCGTCGCCAAGGCGGTGGGTGAGGTGGCGGGCCATGGGCTCACCGATGAATTCGAAATAGGGCTGCATTTCGGGAAGCATGTCTTCCCGTTTGAGGGAGAGGGCGTAGTCCACCGCAAGGTCGAGCAGCTCGGGCCTTTGGATGGCGGTCCGCAGTCGGCCAAGCGCCTCGTTGCGCCAGGGCTGCTGTTCGTCGAGGAAGGCACACAGCCCTTCGAGTTCTTGAAGGTCCGCCAGGACAGGGCCCAGTTCGCCCCGGCATATCAGGCCGGTGAGCAGGGATTCGAGGGCTTCGGTGGTCCAGCGGTGGATGGGGGGATCGGGCTCCCAGGCGAAATGGGCCCGCAGGGCTTCCGCCAGCGAACCTTCCGCTTCAGGGGGGAGGCCGGGATCGAAGGTCCACCGGGCGACGCCGTTCAGGGTCTTGATGCTCAGCAGGCGCAGATCGGCCCGTTCGCTGCTGAGGGTTTCCAGCATGATCTCCTGGATGCGGATGAAGTCATCGAAGCGGCGGAGGTCCAGCAGCTCGCGCAGCAGGGCCAGCCGTTCTTCGTGACTCAGCTCGTAGAGGTGGCCCTCCTCCAGAACCTTGAGAATCTTGGCTTCCAGGCTGAGCTCTTCCCAGGCCAAGTGCCTGAGGATGGCTTCGGCCTGAGAGGCGTCCTGCCCTGTGACACGGAGGTGAGATGACAACGTGCGCATGAGGCGCTCGCGGTCCGGAAGGGGGCGCAGGATGTCTTGGACGGGGCCCTTCAGCTGGGGCCAGCTGAGCCCCTGGGCCAGCAGCGTGCTGGTGGACACCGCCAGGATTTCCCCGGCCAGGGCCTTCACGCCCAGGCCAAGACCAGCTGGGTGTTCGGGCAGGCTGCCCAACCCGGCCAGGAGGCTGAACTGCACTTCCGGGGCAAGCCCCATGAGCACCTGCCGCAGGGTGCCCAGCTGGCCAGGCGTGGGCATGCCCTCGCCCAGGCCCAGTTCCCGCCCCAGGGGCCCGAGGCCGCTGAGATCGGCCGGACCGAATCCTGACATAGGACCGACTCCCCCTTCGTCGGCAAGACCGCCGGGAGAACCATCCTCGTCGCCGCCGATGGAGCCGCTGCGGACCCCGCCCACCGAGAAGCCGGTCTTGCCGAAGCCAGGGCCCGAGGCGCTGCCGGTGGTGGTTCCCGGTCCGGCCCCTTTGGCCAGGGTGGTGAGCAGGGCCTCTCGGATGAATTTGACCAGGTTCTCCGGCGAATGGGAGGTGGGCGGCGGGGGCTGGGCTGGCGGGGCCGGGGAAAAGGCCGGGGCCTTGTCGCCTGCACCGGATTCTTCGCCCTCGGTCACTTCCT
This sequence is a window from Geothrix sp. PMB-07. Protein-coding genes within it:
- a CDS encoding inorganic diphosphatase yields the protein MSLIHLSPGKQAPEIVNAIIEIPTGSRIKYEIDHHTGLVHVDRVLFSPFHYPAEYGFIPGTLADDGDPADILVLINGSTYPGVVIRARPIGLLRMTDDKGHDAKILAVATDDPTYAHVTSRSDLPPHFLLEVEHFFLTYKDLERKSVSSDGWGGKDEAHAFVRASIEAFNKKQNK
- a CDS encoding TonB-dependent siderophore receptor — its product is MKGQTALCFLLASGLLQAQAPPAKDQNLAAELEDLLNTPITVASTKAMTIRESPGIITVFNREEIVASGAKDLLDVLRLVPGFEIGTDTQGVTSVFVRGIWGHEGKVLIRVDGQEANELRFACLYLGNSFLTETVQRIEIIRGPGSATYGGFAELAVVNIVTRGANELKGASGSVSVGKTPDSWGHQTLSASYGDVAGDFKYSVAAVGSRGNRSDQDFISWDGVATTVIPLKDNVGYQNDTNINVGVQGKGLGVRFIEDRYATFDYQSSNARMEFNHRFAEVNYAWAAAEGLTLTPKLNYKRSQGWFYPSREATGDKEVTRITGELQGLWDLTKDLNLVFGGQSFRDEGVARGSGQLWDNGKDTITYTTKALYAQALWNTPLVNVTLGGRYEDHSSAGSAFVPRFGLTKVMGRFHAKLLVAKAFRTPVIENLEGSVVHPEKTTAYEVEVGYQLTPQMLLTVNGFSLRIQDPIVFGSIAATAANPYTNLPKTGSRGLESTLAVRGAWGYLNVTGAYYQANSNQVPDYAVPQNDRTLLGAPRLKLTAYANVILTPSLSLAPSVIRSGSYYAYDQAHALVPGERDGKTILNVFANYRWQGTKLLASLGVANLTDAKLSYGGGYISAPSPNPAQGREVTLRLGYNF
- a CDS encoding PAS domain-containing sensor histidine kinase; this encodes MTEPQVHPDPRQLLEAFEAFTAASEHLQARYEALQAQLGQLQGELQTVLEAVPFAIWVLGEDGSLRFTNRPQGMEGWFLDGPAPWEPGSAGGQRRVKTAEGRELIFEEERRSAPHGGTIVTLRDVTEAVLRAQQATREDRLAAMGRMAAELAHEIRNPLGSLSLFSGMLVQDLAEQAGPLELARKMQEGVGRLNRVVGNTLAFSRDLHPKAGTVFLRSLWEDALRSATLTETVPWDNQIPEQATWRGDPDLLRQVAQNLLQNATRATEDVESPCIILNAVEERLDGEPCWHLTVADNGCGIPAEALSKVFDPFFSTFGGGTGLGLAVCHRIIVAHGGLLFIESQVGRGTTVHLRLGAAVSS
- a CDS encoding HEAT repeat domain-containing protein; its protein translation is MVRSHGDDAAMNDFLQVAQSLTVALKALQMYTAMHPRAQEGLAKAHLVLEASLLDQPRIQFIVTGAKAFVDGQVQDARIPQIASLIRLVSERGISGFSFERGLTQEEVLTFLQGMATKPAKLEEVGGLEGLLKASDVRHIKVSQTRYQEVTEGEESGAGDKAPAFSPAPPAQPPPPTSHSPENLVKFIREALLTTLAKGAGPGTTTGSASGPGFGKTGFSVGGVRSGSIGGDEDGSPGGLADEGGVGPMSGFGPADLSGLGPLGRELGLGEGMPTPGQLGTLRQVLMGLAPEVQFSLLAGLGSLPEHPAGLGLGVKALAGEILAVSTSTLLAQGLSWPQLKGPVQDILRPLPDRERLMRTLSSHLRVTGQDASQAEAILRHLAWEELSLEAKILKVLEEGHLYELSHEERLALLRELLDLRRFDDFIRIQEIMLETLSSERADLRLLSIKTLNGVARWTFDPGLPPEAEGSLAEALRAHFAWEPDPPIHRWTTEALESLLTGLICRGELGPVLADLQELEGLCAFLDEQQPWRNEALGRLRTAIQRPELLDLAVDYALSLKREDMLPEMQPYFEFIGEPMARHLTHRLGDETDRARRGRLVEAVRSLGPTALPTLLESLESPAWYLVRNALTLLSDLGAADCVPAIIPHLRNPEPRVRRTAVRALWKLGGPVAEPHLLARMKDTDVETMQEILFALGQLRSEAGLPQIEELALDKRVLERIRIQALDTLGHIASPKALPTMLECIKRKGFFGGGESQPIRLAAARAMAALGSPEALNALKKAVDGEPKGEDREAMQRLLERPVSS